A genomic region of Bombus terrestris chromosome 12, iyBomTerr1.2, whole genome shotgun sequence contains the following coding sequences:
- the LOC100651460 gene encoding GATA zinc finger domain-containing protein 10-like: MKTTNWLCCLLVVCVCLVEARYKIRRPQLSPPQPPKLMFKKSWPIAHRISVGNTMHINGNFPPKRMSQKPPNYRIRRPPMFNVPPTIWKNQMPIRAPLNNHAVLPQRPPVKEFHAVNKMPEYSPEYRPEAAVLPPTHRGGIDDDKGPIHTIPAPNLSPMDKPFNNEANADETSRRQQPTDSTYKVNPHGSLLPNFDLATITSLTPQKTVTSPTPVQHQYEVTESNDISQKEYQTVLPTFLPPEFATLSTLVNPDLQTNDVYLNNHPASNIGLIGTNIQLGQPNLPMQTNLHSSLHVGFPGTAAQTPYIINQQIPDLHVGHPAPAGPPLSATQLYDLLNSFPQKMPEQYQTGQQPQLQQHILQQQLGQFFQPTGVTGFSQPQMQSFNYDEQDNKEQQQQQVLFNQDYAAGRVNTNYNVGPESPLNEEENAGLQQNEDLAYIADGNEQLENNIEYEQTNNQKDQTTYFNKVANNDAMSTQFYTTLPNREAAEKLAALAAAGNVNSQLIGQLRKQQQQQQQQQENVQTDETMPPNHKNEEYKTNEQINDDGHYDQNYYQDRVQNRQKQRQKEHEQQLQQYEERQKEYDRQQQQQQQRQRQNPYSNKRPLRIMVPDENDYSNTEIQNDEPKENTEVEYEYENDEADAGNSQANGSFDGRTSYDRSNVEFGSRLNPKGGV, encoded by the exons ACGACAAATTGGCTGTGCTGTTTGTTGGTCGTGTGTGTCTGCCTTGTCGAAGCCAGGTACAAGATCAGAAGGCCCCAGTTATCGCCTCCGCAGCCTCCTAAACTGATGTTCAAGAAATCATGGCCGATCGCCCATAGAATCTCCGTGGGCAACACGATGCACATAAACGGAAACTTCCCGCCCAAACGAATGTCCCAGAAACCGCCTAATTATAG AATTCGCAGACCACCGATGTTCAACGTGCCACCTACCATTTGGAAGAATCAAATGCCGATAAGAGCTCCTCTAAATAATCACGCGGTTCTTCCGCAACGTCCACCTGTTAAGGAGTTCCATGCCGTGAACAAAATGCCGGAATATAGTCCGGAGTACAGGCCGGAAGCCGCTGTTCTACCACCGACACACAGGGGTGGCATCGACGACGACAAAGGACCGATTCATACAATTCCTGCACCGAATCTCAGTCCCATGGACAAGCCTTTCAATAACGAAGCGAATGCAGACGAGACGTCTCGCCGTCAACAGCCAACCGATTCTACCTACAAAGTTAATCCACACG GTTCCTTATTGCCTAATTTCGATCTTGCGACCATCACGAGTTTGACACCCCAGAAGACTGTAACCAGTCCGACACCGGTGCAACACCAGTACGAAGTGACCGAAAGTAACGATATCAGTCAGAAAGAGTATCAAACTGTTCTGCCAACGTTCTTGCCCCCGGAATTTGCAACACTTTCGACATTAGTGAATCCTGACTTACAAACGAACGACGTCTACTTGAATAATCATCCAGCTTCGAATATAGGTCTTATCGGAACGAACATTCAACTCGGACAGCCGAACTTACCTATGCAAACGAATCTTCACAGTTCTCTTCACGTTGGTTTCCCTGGTACCGCTGCTCAGACTCCTTACATCATAAATCAACAAATTCCTGATCTACACGTTGGTCATCCGGCACCAGCTGGTCCTCCGCTGTCAGCCACTCAACTTTACGACCTCCTAAACAGCTTTCCCCAAAAAATGCCAGAGCAGTATCAAACAG GTCAACAGCCACAACTTCAGCAGCACATACTTCAACAGCAACTCGGTCAATTCTTCCAGCCTACCGGCGTGACTGGTTTCTCGCAGCCCCAGATGCAATCGTTCAATTACGACGAGCAAGATAACAAggagcaacaacaacagcaggtCTTATTCAACCAGGATTACGCTGCTGGCAGGGTCAATACGAATTACAACGTAGGACCGGAATCACCTCTGAACGAGGAAGAGAACGCTGGCCTGCAACAGAACGAGGATCTCGCTTATATCGCCGATGGAAACGAACAATTGGAGAATAACATCGAATACGAGCAAACCAACAATCAAAAGGATCAGACGACGTACTTTAACAAAGTGGCCAACAACGATGCAATGTCGACGCAATTTTACACGACGCTGCCTAATCGAGAGGCTGCGGAAAAATTGGCAGCCCTGGCAGCTGCTGGAAACGTTAACAGTCAATTGATAGGGCAATTGCGaaagcaacagcaacaacaacaacagcagcaggaAAATGTACAGACCGATGAAACTATGCCTCCTAATCACAAGAACGAAGAATACAAAACGAACGAGCAAATCAACGACGACGGTCATTATGATCAGAATTATTATCAAGATCGAGTTCAGAATCGGCAGAAACAACGACAAAAAGAACAtgaacaacagctgcaacaataCGAGGAACGGCAGAAAGAATACGACagacaacagcaacaacaacagcaacgtCAACGACAGAATCCGTATAGCAACAAAAGACCATTGAGAATTATGGTGCCGGATGAAAATGATTATAGCAATACCGAGATACAGAATGACGAACCGAAAGAAAATACAGAAGTTGAGTACGAGTACGAAAACGACGAAGCGGATGCTGGAAATTCGCAGGCAAACGGGTCGTTCGACGGAAGAACGTCTTATGATCGATCGAATGTTGAATTTGGATCGCGTTTGAATCCAAAGGGCGGAGTATAA
- the LOC100651218 gene encoding methionine aminopeptidase 1, whose translation MAFACGTCETPGCKTIASLQCPTCLKIGIQGSYFCTQDCFKRSWKTHKVIHQLAKGIGGDKSSNEYNPWPFYHYTGKLRPYKREPRREVPEHIKRPDYATHPTGLSVSEQSVRGSAQIKILDDEEIEGMRVACKLGREVLDEAARACDVGVTTAEIDRAVHEACIERDCYPSPLNYYQFPASCCTSVNEVICHGIPDTRPLEDGDICNVDVTVYHNGFHGDLNETFLVGSVKPEVKKLVEVTYECLSKAIDIVRPGEKYREIGNIIQKHAQAHGFSVVRSYCGHGIHRLFHTAPSVPHYAKNKAVGVMKPGHCFTIEPMISQGTWRDEMWPDTWTAVTADGQWSAQFEHTLLVTETGCDILTKRLANDGKPWFMDRS comes from the exons atgGCATTCGCTTGTGGTACATGTGAAACACCGGGCTGTAAAACTATAGCCAGCCTCCAATGTCCAACTTGTCTGAAAATTGGAATACAGGGCTCCTATTTCTGTACTCAG GATTGTTTTAAACGAAGCTGGAAAACACACAAAGTCATTCATCAATTGGCGA AAGGAATAGGTGGAGATAAATCTTCGAACGAGTATAACCCATGGCCTTTCTATCATTATACCGGTAAATTACGTCCTTACAAGAGAGAACCTCGTCGGGAAGTACCCGAACATATCAAACGTCCAGATTATGCTACACATCCAACTGGTTTGTCTGTAAGCGAGCAATCGGTACGAGGTTCTGCGCAAATAAAAATCCTTGATGATGAGGAAATTGAGGGCATGCGAGTAGCTTGTAAG CTTGGACGAGAAGTCTTGGACGAGGCTGCACGTGCTTGTGATGTAGGTGTTACTACAGCAGAGATAGATAGAGCAGTTCACGAAGCTTGTATCGAAAGAGACTGCTATCCATCTCCACTGAACTATTATCAATTCCCAGCTAGTTGTTGCACTTCTGTTAACGAAGTGATATGCCATGGTATTCCTGATACTAGGCCGCTTGAAGATGGAGATATTTGCAATG TTGATGTAACTGTATATCATAATGGATTTCATGGTGACTTAAATGAGACGTTTCTAGTCGGTAGTGTAAAACCCGAAGTGAAAAAATTAGTTGAAGTTACGTACGAGTGTTTATCGAAAGCTATAGATATCGTACGGCCTGGTGAAAAGTATAGGgaaattggaaatattattcAGAAACATGCACAAGCGCATGGATTCAGTGTAGTTCGTAGTTATTGCGGTCATGGAATTCATCGTTTATTCCACACTGCGCCAAGCGTACCTCATTATGCGA AAAACAAGGCTGTGGGTGTTATGAAACCGGGACACTGTTTTACTATAGAACCAATGATATCTCAAGGTACATGGAGAGATGAGATGTGGCCTGATACTTGGACAGCAGTTACCGCGGATGGTCAATGGTCGGCACAATTCGAACACACGCTATTAGTTACCGAAACTGGTTGCGACATTCTTACGAAACGACTGGCAAATGATGGCAAGCCGTGGTTTATGGATCGGTCATAG